A region from the Mercenaria mercenaria strain notata chromosome 7, MADL_Memer_1, whole genome shotgun sequence genome encodes:
- the LOC123555430 gene encoding guanylate cyclase soluble subunit beta-2-like: MHINYKTTSFTTTTAAEEEAEAPPPTPPPTTIFITSFSFKSLFNYGHFILVFRSFIIERQGGEQVWEKIVAQAKCDSDFDSNYVYDEDITDKMITLSIDLLGLPRVPLLEMFGEYYLVYMQKRGYDEMLRNLGSNILEFLQNLDSVHGLSRRDYPDMVAPSFRCDEDSVSDRMVLHYYSARKGLYPIVKGLTVEAAKAFYKMQLQMDVKKIETEYVAEDKGEREHVTFDIIAKKIKEQVVQEGPPTFIAQTKKHSERQILKEDVEAVRQKLEQIRQELGEGALPLNRKKSVKARWRIAAKITAMHKGFVPNYPSTLPINPRMFIEIFPYHVTVDRDLKIVQSGMKLQILMPDIRSRQAVLTDFFTIRYPNCVDLTYSNIERFVLCPFVLELRKDAMEQNWADRPALQIKGQMFLLRDNSFYVYIASPVAHSWSDLENRKLKLADIPMWDVTRDFLVADLEYRKCLENNVRTSLTGSTNNRTRRISNQSFRRGSMADEAAVKDRINRLQRELDNERQRSNTLYLAFLPKDVVDLVHRGHVPCGEFYNQASALFCDVVHFLPMVAKCSPSEIVGILNTLQAKFDKVTRVHNSFKVESIGDAYLVIAGVGEKRESHAERIANTALGMVITAKEIRSPLDGEPIQLRLGVHTGSLVTGVIGHKVPRFVVMGETSVVASKLESHGEPGKIHVSPTTFRALQGKSFTFQDRGKIELRGYGPLQTYFLLGNTAATNDELIGRSKYGNQDITYINEGKVDTPFVKGNKVHPANESPSSGVGSRPATGESEYIPFQYK; encoded by the exons ATGCATATAAACtacaaaacaacatcatttacaacaacaacagcagcagaaGAAGAAGCAGAAGCACCACCACCAacaccaccaccaacaacaatATTTATCACCAGTTTTTCATTTAAGAGTCTGTTTAAT TATGGACATTTCATTCTGGTGTTTCGCAGTTTCATCATCGAACGACAAGGAGGTGAACAAGTGTGGGAGAAAATTGT CGCACAAGCAAAATGCGATTCGGATTTTGACAGTAACTACGTTTACGATGAGGACATTACAGACAAGATGATCACTCTATCCATTGACCTTTTAG GTTTACCCAGGGTCCCGTTGTTGGAGATGTTTGGAGAATATTATCTCGTATATATGCAAAAGCGAGGATATGACGAAATGTTAAGAAATCTGGGTTCAAACATACTTGAGTTTCTACAGAACCTCGACTCCGTGCACGGACTTTCCAGACGAGACTACCCGGATATGGTAGCGCCATCTTTCCGATGCGACGAAGATTCTGTATCTGACAGAATGGTCTTACACTATTACTCAGCCCGAAAAGGCCTTTATCCTATTGTGAAAG GTCTCACTGTGGAAGCTGCAAAGGCTTTTTACAAGATGCAACTGCAAATGGACGTAAAGAAAATAGAAACCGAATATGTAGCCGAAGACAAAGGCGAACGTGAACACGTGACCTTTGACATAATAGCAAAGAAAATCAAAGAACAAGTTGTTCAGGAGGGTCCTCCAACTTTTATTGCTCAAACAAAAAAGCACAGCGAAAGGCAGATATTAAAGGAG GATGTTGAAGCCGTTAGACAAAAACTTGAACAAATTCGGCAAGAGCTAGGTGAAGGAGCACTGCCCTTGAACAGGAAAAAGTCGGTGAAAGCAAGATGGCGGATCGCTGCCAAAATTACCGCGATGCACAAAGGTTTCGTTCCAAATTACCCTTCGACTTTGCCTATCAATCCAAGAATGTTTATCGAGATTTTTCCTTATCACGTGACAGTCGATAGAGATTTGAAAATTGTCCAATCAGGAATGAAGTTACAGATTCTTATGCCAGACATCCGTAGCAGACAAGCGGTGTTAACAGACTTTTTTACCATACGGTATCCAAACTGTGTCGATCTTACGTACAGTAATATTGAAAGATTCGTACTCTGTCCTTTCGTACTGGAACTCCGGAAAGATGCAATGGAGCAAAATTGGGCTGATAGACCAGCTCTTCAAATCAAAG GTCAGATGTTTCTTCTACGTGACAACAGTTTCTACGTATATATTGCGTCCCCTGTCGCACATAGTTGGTCGGATCTTGAAAACCGGAAGTTGAAATTGGCAGATATACCGATGTGGGATGTGACAAGAGATTTCCTGGTGGCCGACCTTGAATACAG AAAATGCTTGGAGAACAATGTTCGGACAAGTCTGACTGGTTCAACAAATAATCGAACGAGGCGGATTTCAAATCAGTCATTTCGGCGTGGCAGTATGGCTGATGAAGCTGCTGTGAAAGATCGCATAAACCGGTTGCAGAGGGAACTTGACAACGAGCGACAGAGGAGTAACACACTTTATCTGGCATTTCTACCTAAAGATGTTGTGGACCTTGTGCATAGAGGCCATGTGCCATGTGGAG AATTTTACAACCAGGCCTCAGCATTGTTTTGTGACGTTGTACACTTTCTACCGATGGTTGCTAAGTGCAGCCCCTCCGAGATCGTAGGAATCTTGAACACCCTGCAGGCCAAATTCGATAAAGtaacaagagtacataactcattCAAG GTTGAATCCATCGGCGACGCATATTTAGTTATAGCAGGAGTCGGCGAGAAGAGAGAATCACACGCCGAGAGGATTGCGAACACGGCCCTAGGAATGGTGATCACCGCAAAAGAAATACGTTCACCGTTAGACGGAGAGCCTATACAA TTACGTCTTGGAGTTCACACAGGGTCTCTTGTCACCGGGGTTATAGGGCACAAAGTTCCAAGATTTGTTGTCATGGGAGAGACCTCTGTTGTCGCCTCCAAACTGGAGAGCCATGGAGAGCCAGGGAAAATACATGTCAGTCCCACGACATTTAG AGCGCTGCAGGGCAAGAGTTTCACTTTCCAAGACCGCGGAAAGATTGAGCTACGTGGGTATGGACCTTTACAGACGTATTTCCTACTAGGGAACACTGCAGCCACTAATGATGAACTGATTGGTCGCTCAAAATACGGCAACCAagatattacatatataaatgaAGGAAAGGTTGACACACCATTTGTAAAAGGGAACAAAGTGCATCCGGCGAACGAAAGCCCTTCCTCTGGAG TTGGGAGTCGGCCAGCTACTGGAGAGAGCGAATATATCCCATTCCAATACAAATGA
- the LOC123555429 gene encoding uncharacterized protein LOC123555429, whose amino-acid sequence MHLTKIWDECSSNILIPIKVTKNCISGGKMAKSAIILLALISSAFASFLEVDYPNVNVSAERNGDAIFEAGAGGSVFLKPGAGGTVYINKTDLKKFIEKVKSLPPIWTKRSQHGTLGTFMSGQYVQVSVEAIDPDGSGITYSLISGHLPPGTVLNMTSGKISGRAPDIDAEYSFGIRATDNHGKYADGVFSIDIREKDQCSSSPCMNGGTCQDELGNFNCSCPLGYGGNRCQTVCDISALGVSNSLKTIPDAQMSGHLTFGTHQPWDGRLGSTTGWVGNDSDSWLQIDLGETRDVYAVATQGYHSSSYYISSFKVTYSVDGNTFVYAQSKGSETLQGSSNYDMIQKDMFDSPIKARFLRFNPVTWHSGGHPGLRVEVYGC is encoded by the exons ATGCATCTTACAAAAATTTGGGACGAATgtagttcaaatattttgatacccataaaagttacaaaaaactGTATTTCCGGAGGAAAAATGGCGAAATCGGCAATTATTCTGTTGGCGTTAATTTCTTCAGCATTCGCTAG TTTTCTGGAGGTAGATTACCCGAATGTGAACGTATCAGCAGAAAGAAATGGTGATGCTATCTTTGAG GCTGGGGCTGGCGGAAGTGTATTTTTGAAGCCAGGTGCCGGTGGAACAGTGTACATAAATAAAACTGACCTTAAAAAATTCATTGAG AAGGTGAAAAGTTTGCCTCCGATCTGGACAAAACGTTCACAACATGGAACGCTGGGAACTTTCATGTCCGGACAGTATGTGCAAGTTAGCGTCGAGGCTATT GATCCAGACGGAAGTGGTATTACCTATAGTTTGATTTCCGGTCATCTACCTCCTGGCACTGTACTCAATATGACAAGTGGAAAAATCAGCGGCCGGGCTCCAGATATTGACGCGGAGTACTCGTTTGGTATCCGGGCAACAGACAATCATGGAAAATACGCTGATGGTGTCTTCAGTATTGATATCAGGG AAAAAGACCAATGCAGCAGCAGTCCGTGTATGAACGGTGGTACCTGTCAGGATGAATTAGGCAACTTTAACTGTTCTTGTCCCCTCGGTTACGGCGGTAACAGGTGTCAAACAG TATGTGACATCAGTGCACTGGGTGTTTCCaacagtttgaagacaatacccgACGCCCAAATGTCAGGCCATCTCACATTTGGAACTCATCAACCCTGGGACGGTAGACTTGGGTCGACCACCGGCTGGGTTGGTAACGACAGTGATTCCTGGCTCCAG ATTGATTTGGGAGAGACACGTGATGTGTATGCAGTGGCCACACAAGGGTATCATTCATCAAGTTATTATATCTCCTCGTTTAAGGTCACGTACAGTGTGGATGGGAATACATTCGTATACGCCCAGTCCAAGGGTTCTGAG ACGTTACAAGGCAGTTCCAACTACGACATGATCCAGAAAGACATGTTCGACTCACCGATAAAGGCCCGTTTTCTAAGATTCAATCCTGTGACATGGCATAGCGGAGGCCACCCAGGTCTGCGAGTAGAAGTGTACGGCTGTTAG